From Alienimonas californiensis, a single genomic window includes:
- a CDS encoding PQQ-binding-like beta-propeller repeat protein, whose translation MLRPVLAAALLAGGALPASAQFASPPGVPIRSYSPTYNARPYAAQAYGQRGGAERIVPGSVRVLSGPAASQAVGSQAASAARSSAAPARPAAPTGTFIESSAGPAALISPDGSKVWGYSPSQGELAPLPVDVPAEERGQVKPVVGSGVMMLKVDGRVYAYGGNSGKWGSHDLGQRGASAPPIVNGDLAAIRVEGGVYAYSAASGTGDFLPLEDAEADASPIVASRYVTVRSEQGFAAFSADAGKWSRVAYPQPGAPAENAAPVVNAEPSVKPEAAAAPAMTPAAPAAAAEQAEAEKAAAKAKAAAEQAKSAAMAAEAKANAEAERAKAEQAAKEKAMAEKKAAEKAKEEAEARKKAEEAAAKAKAEAEAKQAAMAKAAAEKAAAEKAAAEKAMAEQKAAEKAKAEAEAKAKAEAEQAAKEKAMADQKAKQEAEAKAAAEKAAAEKAAAEKAEAEAEAKPAEAAPEMKEEETPEPPQTDAEEAPAAEEKPAEDGADESEEAADEEPTAI comes from the coding sequence ATGCTTCGCCCCGTCCTCGCCGCCGCGCTGCTCGCCGGCGGCGCTCTTCCCGCCAGTGCCCAGTTTGCGAGCCCCCCGGGCGTCCCGATCCGGTCTTACAGCCCGACGTACAACGCCCGCCCCTACGCCGCCCAGGCCTACGGCCAGCGGGGGGGGGCGGAACGGATCGTGCCCGGGTCGGTTCGCGTCCTGTCCGGCCCGGCCGCCTCGCAGGCGGTCGGTTCGCAGGCGGCGTCGGCCGCGCGGTCCTCCGCCGCCCCGGCCCGGCCGGCGGCGCCCACCGGCACCTTCATCGAGTCCTCCGCGGGTCCGGCGGCGCTGATCTCCCCGGACGGCTCCAAAGTGTGGGGCTACAGCCCCTCGCAGGGCGAACTGGCGCCCCTGCCGGTCGACGTGCCGGCGGAGGAACGCGGCCAAGTGAAGCCGGTGGTGGGCTCCGGCGTGATGATGCTGAAGGTCGACGGCCGCGTGTACGCCTACGGCGGGAACTCCGGCAAGTGGGGCTCCCACGACCTCGGCCAGCGCGGCGCCTCCGCCCCGCCGATCGTCAACGGCGACCTCGCCGCGATCCGCGTGGAGGGCGGCGTGTACGCCTACAGCGCCGCGTCCGGGACCGGCGATTTCCTCCCGCTGGAGGACGCTGAGGCGGACGCTTCGCCGATTGTCGCCTCCCGCTACGTGACGGTGCGGTCGGAGCAGGGTTTCGCGGCCTTCTCCGCCGACGCCGGCAAGTGGAGCCGCGTCGCCTACCCCCAGCCGGGCGCCCCGGCCGAGAACGCCGCCCCGGTCGTGAACGCCGAACCCTCCGTCAAACCGGAGGCCGCCGCCGCCCCCGCCATGACCCCCGCCGCCCCCGCCGCCGCAGCGGAGCAGGCCGAAGCGGAAAAGGCTGCCGCCAAGGCCAAGGCCGCCGCCGAACAGGCGAAGTCCGCCGCGATGGCCGCCGAAGCCAAAGCCAACGCGGAGGCCGAACGGGCCAAGGCGGAGCAGGCCGCCAAGGAGAAGGCGATGGCGGAGAAAAAGGCCGCCGAGAAGGCCAAGGAGGAGGCCGAGGCCCGCAAAAAGGCCGAGGAAGCCGCCGCCAAGGCGAAGGCCGAGGCCGAAGCCAAGCAGGCCGCGATGGCCAAGGCCGCCGCCGAGAAAGCCGCTGCGGAAAAGGCCGCCGCCGAGAAGGCGATGGCCGAACAGAAGGCCGCGGAGAAGGCCAAGGCGGAAGCCGAAGCCAAGGCCAAGGCCGAGGCGGAGCAGGCCGCCAAGGAAAAGGCGATGGCCGATCAGAAGGCCAAGCAGGAAGCCGAAGCCAAGGCCGCCGCTGAAAAGGCTGCCGCCGAGAAGGCCGCCGCGGAGAAAGCCGAAGCCGAAGCCGAAGCCAAGCCGGCCGAGGCCGCTCCGGAGATGAAGGAGGAGGAGACCCCCGAGCCGCCGCAGACGGACGCCGAAGAGGCCCCCGCCGCGGAGGAGAAGCCGGCCGAGGACGGTGCGGACGAGAGCGAAGAGGCCGCCGACGAAGAGCCCACCGCGATTTGA
- the ilvB gene encoding biosynthetic-type acetolactate synthase large subunit, whose translation MLVAGLVKQGVKNIFAYPGGASMPLHQALLAAQDELRTILPRHEQGGGFAAQGVARVTGDVGVCMATSGPGATNLVTAIADAKLDSVPMVAITGQVPQAVIGSDAFQETPMVEISRSITKHAYMITDVRDVARIVKEAFFIARTGRPGPVLIDFPKDVQLATLDAADVDHDPALDLPGYNPVVNPPKPAQIKQILAAIKRSKKPVIYVGGGCVTGGSSDELTSFALKTGIPVTTTVMGIGSFPGEHEQNLHMLGMHGTVPANYAVNEADLLLAFGVRFDDRVTGKLEEFARHGKIVHVDIDPAEIHKNKEAHIPVHADLGKTLEALNAAFDPADAPDIAAWRDQIAEWKQKHPLAYSETGPGGDTEAILQQHAIKTLYERTKSRNPYVAVGVGQHQMWSAQFFKFAKPRHWLSSSGLGTMGFGLPAAMGVAAELPDELVIDIDGDGSFLMNVQELATLTCEKLPVKILLLNNQHLGMVVQWEDRFMSGRRAHTYLGPIDNPEWFGQGTGDTQGETYPNFVQIARGFGVEAAQVRKKSELPAALDKMIEAKGPYLLDVICPYQEHVLPMIPAGGTARDIITE comes from the coding sequence ATTCTGGTCGCCGGGCTGGTCAAGCAGGGCGTGAAGAACATCTTCGCCTATCCGGGCGGCGCCAGCATGCCCCTGCACCAGGCGTTGCTGGCGGCTCAGGACGAACTCCGCACGATCCTGCCCCGCCACGAGCAGGGCGGCGGCTTCGCCGCCCAGGGCGTGGCCCGGGTGACGGGCGACGTCGGCGTGTGCATGGCGACCAGCGGCCCGGGGGCGACGAACCTCGTCACCGCCATCGCCGACGCCAAGCTGGACAGCGTCCCGATGGTGGCGATCACCGGGCAGGTGCCCCAGGCGGTGATCGGCAGCGACGCCTTCCAGGAGACTCCCATGGTGGAGATCTCCCGGTCGATCACCAAGCACGCCTACATGATCACCGACGTGCGGGACGTGGCCCGCATCGTCAAGGAGGCCTTCTTCATCGCCCGGACCGGCCGCCCCGGCCCGGTGCTGATCGACTTCCCCAAGGACGTGCAGCTGGCGACCCTCGACGCCGCCGACGTCGACCACGACCCGGCCCTGGACCTGCCCGGCTACAACCCGGTCGTCAACCCACCCAAGCCGGCCCAGATCAAGCAGATCCTCGCGGCGATCAAACGCAGCAAGAAGCCGGTCATTTACGTCGGCGGCGGCTGCGTGACGGGCGGCTCCAGCGACGAGCTGACCAGCTTCGCCCTGAAGACCGGCATCCCCGTGACCACCACGGTGATGGGCATCGGCAGCTTCCCCGGCGAGCATGAGCAGAACCTGCACATGCTCGGGATGCACGGCACCGTGCCGGCGAACTACGCCGTCAACGAGGCCGACCTGCTGCTCGCCTTCGGCGTGCGGTTCGACGACCGCGTGACCGGCAAACTGGAGGAGTTCGCCCGCCACGGCAAGATCGTCCACGTCGACATCGACCCGGCGGAGATCCACAAGAACAAAGAGGCCCACATCCCGGTCCACGCGGACCTCGGCAAGACGCTGGAGGCCCTCAACGCCGCCTTCGACCCCGCCGACGCCCCGGACATCGCCGCCTGGCGGGACCAGATCGCCGAGTGGAAGCAGAAGCACCCGCTGGCCTATTCCGAAACCGGCCCCGGCGGCGACACCGAAGCGATCCTCCAGCAGCACGCGATCAAAACGCTCTACGAGCGGACCAAGTCGCGGAACCCGTACGTCGCCGTCGGCGTGGGTCAGCACCAGATGTGGAGCGCCCAGTTCTTCAAGTTCGCCAAGCCGCGCCACTGGCTGAGCAGTTCCGGCCTCGGCACGATGGGCTTCGGCCTGCCCGCCGCGATGGGCGTGGCGGCGGAACTGCCGGACGAGTTGGTGATCGACATCGACGGCGACGGCAGTTTCCTGATGAACGTCCAGGAACTGGCGACCCTCACCTGCGAGAAGCTGCCGGTCAAAATCCTGCTGCTCAACAACCAGCACCTCGGCATGGTCGTCCAGTGGGAAGACCGCTTCATGAGCGGCCGCCGCGCCCACACCTACCTCGGCCCGATCGACAACCCGGAGTGGTTCGGCCAGGGCACCGGCGACACCCAAGGCGAGACCTACCCCAACTTCGTGCAGATCGCCCGCGGATTCGGCGTCGAGGCCGCCCAGGTCCGCAAGAAGAG